In Rhodococcus sp. OK302, one genomic interval encodes:
- a CDS encoding WS/DGAT/MGAT family O-acyltransferase produces the protein MQRLSGLDATFLYLETSTQLLHVCGLVVLDPSTIPGGYDFRTLMGELDSRMAGMPTFRRKLKDSRLNLDYPVWVDDHDFDIERHCHRTSVPAPGGHDELAELAGHIASQPLDRSRPLWEMWVIEGLADGRVAVMSKIHHSAADGITGANLLAQLCSLEPESQSLVDTTAESAGDASTLDIAVGGLLAVIARPARIARLVPGGIAMLPKWVTRARKGEAMPAPFTAPRTSFNGAITGHRNVAFAQLDLAKVKAVKDRYGVKVNDVVLALCAGALRSYLQSRDELPTDPLVAMVPVSVHGKSDRAGTNQISGMFTQLSTQIADPVERLLAISDYNVTSKNHNEALGANMLQDWSQFASPAVFGAAMRVYSSLKLAERHPVVSNLVVSNVPGPPVPLYFLGAQIKGMFPLGPIFHGAGLNVTVMSLDGNLDVGIVSCTDLAPQLHELAQGFGTALDELFEADPISEADDQGEQRDGERDVTTLPSAT, from the coding sequence ATGCAACGTCTCAGCGGACTCGACGCAACCTTCCTCTACTTGGAAACCTCGACACAACTCCTCCACGTCTGTGGCCTAGTCGTACTGGACCCGTCGACAATTCCCGGCGGATACGACTTTCGGACCCTCATGGGTGAGTTGGACTCCCGAATGGCAGGGATGCCGACATTCCGGCGCAAGCTGAAAGATTCGCGACTCAACCTCGATTACCCGGTGTGGGTCGACGATCACGATTTCGACATCGAACGCCATTGCCATCGCACGTCGGTTCCCGCTCCCGGTGGCCATGACGAATTGGCGGAACTTGCCGGACACATCGCCAGCCAACCGCTGGATCGCTCTCGCCCGCTGTGGGAGATGTGGGTCATCGAGGGCCTCGCCGACGGCCGTGTTGCCGTCATGTCGAAGATTCATCACAGTGCCGCTGACGGCATCACCGGCGCAAATCTGCTGGCGCAACTGTGCAGCTTGGAACCGGAGTCCCAGTCGTTGGTGGACACGACGGCCGAGAGTGCCGGCGATGCGAGCACACTCGATATCGCCGTCGGAGGCTTGCTCGCCGTGATCGCTCGGCCTGCTCGCATCGCCAGACTTGTCCCCGGCGGCATCGCCATGCTCCCCAAATGGGTGACGCGTGCCCGCAAGGGCGAGGCCATGCCGGCGCCGTTCACTGCCCCGCGCACGTCGTTCAACGGAGCAATCACCGGACACCGCAACGTAGCTTTCGCCCAACTCGACCTTGCCAAGGTGAAGGCCGTCAAGGACCGATACGGCGTCAAGGTCAACGACGTCGTGCTGGCGCTGTGCGCCGGAGCGTTGCGGAGCTACCTCCAAAGCCGCGACGAACTTCCGACCGATCCGCTGGTCGCGATGGTTCCCGTGTCCGTTCACGGCAAATCCGACCGGGCCGGCACCAACCAGATCTCGGGCATGTTCACCCAGCTCAGCACCCAGATCGCCGACCCTGTCGAGCGCCTCCTCGCCATCAGTGACTACAACGTGACCTCGAAGAATCACAATGAGGCGTTGGGCGCGAACATGCTTCAGGACTGGTCACAGTTCGCGTCACCCGCAGTCTTCGGCGCGGCGATGCGCGTCTACTCGTCACTCAAGCTCGCTGAGCGTCACCCCGTCGTGTCGAATCTGGTGGTCTCCAATGTTCCCGGACCGCCGGTTCCGCTGTACTTCCTGGGCGCGCAGATCAAGGGAATGTTCCCGCTGGGTCCCATCTTTCACGGCGCCGGACTCAACGTGACGGTCATGTCGCTCGACGGCAATCTCGACGTGGGAATTGTCAGTTGCACGGATCTGGCGCCCCAATTGCACGAGCTCGCGCAGGGATTCGGCACGGCGCTCGACGAACTCTTCGAGGCAGACCCGATATCCGAGGCAGACGATCAAGGCGAGCAACGCGACGGGGAACGGGACGTAACTACCCTGCCCTCTGCGACGTAG
- a CDS encoding thiolase family protein, with product MAPSTHNQRNVVFVDGIRTPFGKAGPKGMYAETRADDLVVKAIRELLRRNPQLDPARIDEVAIAATTQTGDQGLTIGRTAAILAGLPESVPGFAIDRMCAGAMTAVTTTASGIGFGQYDVVVAGGVEHMGHHPMGEGADPNPRFLADRLVDPSALVMGNTAENLHDRFPTITKERTDAYAVNSQNKYDAAKKAGFLADTLVPVATRSATGWGLATEDEPPRPGTTVEDLAKLKAPFRPAGRITAGNAAGLNDGATAALLAGEDTAAELGLPVGMRMVGFAYQGVDPAVMGIGPVPATEKLLARTGLKIEDIGLFEINEAFAVQVLAFLEHYGIADDDARVNQWGGAIACGHPLASTGVRLMTQLSRQFATRPDVRYGLTTMCIGLGMGGTVIWENPNHADYQAGV from the coding sequence GTGGCTCCATCCACACACAACCAACGCAACGTCGTCTTTGTCGACGGCATTCGCACCCCGTTCGGCAAAGCAGGCCCCAAGGGCATGTACGCCGAGACGCGTGCCGACGACCTCGTCGTCAAAGCCATCCGCGAACTGCTTCGCCGTAACCCCCAGCTGGATCCGGCACGGATCGACGAAGTAGCGATTGCAGCCACCACGCAGACCGGTGACCAGGGTCTGACCATCGGCCGCACCGCCGCGATCCTCGCGGGCCTGCCCGAGTCGGTCCCCGGATTTGCCATCGACCGCATGTGTGCCGGCGCAATGACCGCCGTGACCACCACCGCGTCGGGCATCGGCTTCGGTCAGTACGACGTCGTCGTCGCCGGCGGCGTCGAGCACATGGGCCACCACCCGATGGGTGAGGGCGCAGACCCCAACCCGCGTTTCCTCGCCGACCGCCTGGTCGACCCGAGCGCCCTCGTGATGGGTAACACCGCCGAGAACCTGCACGACCGGTTCCCGACCATCACCAAGGAACGTACCGACGCGTACGCCGTGAACAGCCAGAACAAGTACGACGCAGCCAAGAAAGCCGGCTTCCTCGCCGACACCCTGGTTCCTGTCGCCACCCGCAGCGCCACCGGCTGGGGCCTCGCCACCGAGGACGAGCCGCCGCGTCCCGGAACGACCGTCGAAGATCTTGCAAAGCTCAAGGCTCCGTTCCGTCCCGCCGGCCGCATCACCGCCGGTAACGCCGCCGGACTCAACGACGGCGCCACCGCAGCCCTGCTCGCCGGTGAAGACACCGCAGCAGAGCTCGGCCTGCCCGTCGGCATGCGCATGGTCGGCTTCGCCTACCAGGGCGTCGACCCCGCAGTCATGGGCATCGGCCCGGTTCCGGCCACCGAGAAGCTTCTCGCTCGCACCGGCCTGAAGATCGAAGACATCGGACTCTTCGAGATCAACGAGGCATTCGCCGTTCAGGTCCTCGCGTTCCTCGAGCACTACGGAATCGCCGACGACGACGCGCGCGTCAACCAGTGGGGCGGCGCCATCGCGTGCGGCCACCCCCTCGCTTCGACGGGCGTGCGCCTCATGACGCAGCTCTCGCGCCAGTTCGCGACGCGTCCCGACGTGCGCTACGGCTTGACCACCATGTGCATCGGTCTCGGAATGGGTGGCACCGTCATCTGGGAAAACCCGAACCACGCTGATTACCAGGCAGGAGTCTAA
- a CDS encoding 3-hydroxyacyl-CoA dehydrogenase NAD-binding domain-containing protein, translating into MSDIATAFADEVVTNAYTKIISVPGIEGPFALITLDNGFDHTKPSSFGPGGLAAFDAALDEAFAANPVAIAVTGKPFIFAAGADLKGVPAITSREQGLELGRLGHKVFRRLRESSVPTFAFINGVALGGGLEVGLHSHYRTVAANAGALGLPEAFLGLVPGWGGTQLLPNLVGPANAVTVVIENSLNQNKVLSPKKALELGVVDIVLDSADFIEQSLAWAAQVLAGTITPARPEIDRGQGWDDAIARAKAIVDGKTKGNAPGAVKSVELLELARTTDITDPASLDKGFAAEDEALAELLLTDELRAGLYAFDLVNKRAKRPAGAPDRSLARKVNGVGIVGAGLMASQLALLFVRQLKVPVILTDIDQERIDKGVGYVHTEIDKLQGKGRLSPDAANRLKALVSGSLDKAAFAKTDFVIEAVFENMDVKKKVFAELEQFIAPETILATNTSSLSITEMAEGLAHPERVVGFHFFNPVAVLPLLEIIKGEKTDDATLATAFATAKSLKKSAVLCGDKAGFVFNRLVTRTLGEVMSAVDEGTPFDVADNAIAELGMPMSPFMLLALVGPAVALHTGETLQASYPERFTSSPGLEALVEARKPGVWTWGENGQTVDPEVAALWPQGDKVSTSEEVLERTRRAMAEEISIMLDEGVVAAAEDIDLCLLLGGGFGFWNGGITPYLDRTGTSEAVNGKRFLAPGVASV; encoded by the coding sequence ATGTCTGATATTGCAACAGCATTCGCCGACGAGGTCGTGACGAACGCGTACACCAAGATCATCTCGGTCCCCGGCATCGAGGGTCCGTTCGCGTTGATCACCCTGGACAACGGGTTCGATCACACCAAGCCGTCGTCCTTCGGTCCCGGCGGACTCGCGGCATTCGACGCGGCTCTCGACGAAGCCTTCGCAGCCAACCCGGTTGCCATCGCCGTCACCGGCAAGCCGTTCATCTTCGCTGCCGGCGCAGACCTCAAGGGTGTCCCCGCGATCACCTCGCGTGAGCAGGGTCTCGAGCTGGGACGCTTGGGCCACAAGGTTTTCCGACGCCTTCGTGAATCCTCCGTTCCTACCTTCGCCTTCATCAACGGCGTGGCGCTGGGCGGCGGTCTCGAAGTGGGCCTGCACAGCCACTACCGCACCGTTGCCGCCAATGCGGGCGCTCTCGGCCTGCCCGAAGCCTTCCTCGGCCTCGTACCCGGTTGGGGCGGAACACAATTGCTCCCCAACCTCGTCGGTCCCGCGAACGCTGTCACGGTGGTCATCGAGAATTCGTTGAACCAGAACAAGGTGCTCTCCCCGAAGAAGGCACTCGAGCTCGGCGTCGTCGATATCGTTCTCGATTCCGCCGATTTCATCGAGCAGTCTCTCGCGTGGGCCGCTCAGGTTCTCGCCGGAACCATCACCCCCGCTCGCCCCGAGATCGATCGCGGTCAGGGCTGGGACGACGCCATCGCCCGCGCGAAGGCGATTGTCGACGGCAAGACCAAGGGCAACGCTCCCGGCGCGGTCAAGTCCGTCGAGCTGCTCGAATTGGCTCGCACCACTGACATCACCGATCCGGCTTCGCTGGACAAGGGCTTCGCGGCCGAGGACGAGGCTCTGGCCGAACTCCTTCTGACCGACGAACTTCGCGCCGGCCTGTACGCCTTCGACCTGGTGAACAAGCGCGCCAAGCGTCCCGCCGGAGCTCCGGATCGTTCGCTGGCCCGCAAGGTCAACGGCGTCGGCATCGTCGGTGCCGGCCTGATGGCCAGCCAGCTCGCACTGCTGTTCGTCCGCCAGCTCAAGGTGCCGGTCATCTTGACCGACATCGATCAGGAACGCATCGACAAGGGTGTCGGCTACGTCCACACCGAGATCGACAAGCTCCAGGGCAAGGGACGCCTGTCCCCCGACGCCGCGAACCGCCTCAAGGCACTCGTGTCCGGCTCGCTCGACAAGGCTGCATTCGCGAAGACCGACTTCGTCATCGAAGCCGTCTTCGAGAACATGGACGTCAAGAAGAAGGTCTTCGCGGAACTCGAGCAGTTCATCGCTCCCGAGACCATCCTCGCGACCAACACCTCTTCGCTCTCCATCACGGAGATGGCCGAGGGTCTCGCTCATCCCGAGCGTGTTGTGGGATTCCACTTCTTCAACCCTGTCGCAGTTCTTCCCCTCCTCGAGATCATCAAGGGCGAGAAGACCGACGACGCAACGCTCGCAACAGCATTCGCGACCGCAAAGTCACTGAAGAAGTCCGCTGTGCTCTGCGGCGACAAGGCCGGCTTCGTCTTCAACCGCCTGGTCACCCGCACCCTCGGTGAGGTCATGTCCGCCGTCGACGAAGGCACCCCCTTCGACGTCGCCGACAACGCCATCGCCGAACTGGGCATGCCGATGTCGCCGTTCATGCTCCTCGCTCTCGTCGGACCCGCAGTCGCGCTGCACACCGGCGAGACCTTGCAGGCGTCGTACCCGGAGCGGTTCACGTCCAGCCCCGGCCTCGAGGCTCTGGTCGAGGCTCGCAAGCCCGGCGTCTGGACCTGGGGCGAGAACGGCCAGACCGTCGACCCCGAGGTTGCAGCACTGTGGCCCCAGGGCGACAAGGTCTCCACCTCGGAAGAGGTACTCGAACGCACGCGCCGCGCTATGGCCGAGGAAATCTCGATCATGCTCGACGAAGGTGTAGTCGCAGCAGCTGAGGACATCGACCTCTGCCTGCTTCTCGGCGGCGGTTTCGGTTTCTGGAACGGTGGCATCACGCCGTACCTGGATCGCACCGGCACCTCGGAGGCCGTCAACGGCAAGCGCTTCCTGGCGCCTGGTGTTGCCAGCGTCTAA
- a CDS encoding HRDC domain-containing protein, translating to MSEVTDDAAEPTSDVEPLLVPRDGVPDVIATAAGLAHAAAALAAGTGPLAVDAERASGFRYSARAYLIQLRRAGAGSFLIDPIPIAADMAPLAEAINPLEWVLHSADQDLPGLAELGLYPAVLFDTELAGRLAGFERVGLAAIVERTLRVELRKGHGAADWSTRPLPAPWLNYAALDVEVLLELRDAMEEELRSQGKLEWAKEEFEYIRLAGPSKPKPDRWRRTSHITSLKTTRQLAAVRALWQARENLARKRDVSPSRVLPDSAIIDAALKDPRSMDALRSLPVFGGPRQRRYSRIWMDALESARALPESELPSKTPAIIGPPAAGRWARQDPAAADRLTAARAALSDVSAEVSVPVENLLQPDLVRRLCWDWKLEPGSDIDVVTDAVETKLTSGGARDWQRTLTVPVLAEALNSVVPSEPEEVAAES from the coding sequence ATGTCCGAAGTCACCGATGATGCAGCCGAGCCCACCTCCGATGTAGAACCCTTGCTGGTACCACGCGACGGTGTGCCGGACGTTATCGCCACCGCTGCGGGACTCGCCCACGCCGCAGCGGCGCTGGCAGCAGGAACCGGACCGTTGGCCGTCGATGCCGAGCGGGCATCAGGCTTCCGCTATTCGGCACGGGCGTACCTGATTCAGCTTCGCCGTGCGGGTGCAGGATCGTTCCTGATCGATCCGATTCCCATTGCAGCGGACATGGCACCTCTCGCAGAGGCGATCAATCCGTTGGAATGGGTCCTGCATTCCGCCGATCAAGACCTTCCCGGACTCGCGGAACTGGGCCTGTATCCGGCCGTACTTTTCGACACCGAACTGGCAGGCCGACTCGCCGGATTCGAACGAGTCGGCCTTGCCGCGATCGTCGAACGCACCCTGCGCGTAGAACTTCGCAAGGGGCACGGTGCCGCCGATTGGTCCACGCGTCCGTTGCCGGCGCCGTGGCTCAACTATGCGGCTCTTGATGTCGAGGTACTGCTCGAACTTCGCGACGCCATGGAAGAGGAACTGCGCTCGCAAGGAAAACTCGAGTGGGCGAAAGAGGAATTCGAGTACATCCGCCTGGCCGGCCCGTCGAAGCCGAAGCCGGATCGCTGGCGTCGGACGTCGCACATCACGTCTCTCAAGACCACTCGACAACTGGCTGCGGTGCGGGCACTCTGGCAAGCACGCGAAAATCTCGCCCGCAAGCGCGACGTGTCCCCCAGCCGGGTGCTTCCGGATTCGGCAATTATCGACGCCGCACTCAAGGATCCCCGGTCGATGGACGCACTGCGTTCGCTTCCCGTCTTCGGTGGTCCGCGGCAGCGACGCTATTCACGAATCTGGATGGATGCCCTGGAGTCAGCGCGGGCTCTGCCCGAGAGCGAACTTCCGTCCAAGACTCCCGCGATCATCGGCCCGCCCGCCGCCGGACGTTGGGCTCGTCAGGATCCCGCGGCTGCCGATCGGCTGACTGCGGCCCGCGCCGCTTTGTCGGACGTCAGTGCCGAAGTTTCCGTTCCCGTCGAAAACTTGCTGCAACCGGACCTGGTACGACGCTTGTGCTGGGACTGGAAGCTGGAACCCGGTTCCGACATCGACGTCGTCACGGACGCGGTCGAGACCAAACTCACTTCCGGTGGCGCACGAGACTGGCAACGCACTTTGACGGTTCCCGTCCTTGCCGAAGCTCTGAACTCCGTGGTTCCGAGCGAACCGGAAGAGGTCGCAGCAGAATCCTGA
- a CDS encoding DUF3000 domain-containing protein encodes MTTSGSTADPAEFRAAIAAMASAQVRPEIEVGPIRPPQRLAPYSHAVGAEVLHPESDTISEQSEGDAFGRLILLFDPDGDEAWNGTMRLVAYIQADLDESLASDPLLPEVAWSWLVDALEAGSEPYVALGGTVTATTSVRYGDIAGPPRAHQLELRASWTATSTELSHHVEAFCEVLAYAAGLPPTGITTLSRKND; translated from the coding sequence GTGACGACTTCCGGATCGACCGCCGACCCGGCCGAGTTTCGTGCCGCAATTGCCGCAATGGCTTCCGCGCAGGTCCGGCCAGAGATCGAAGTCGGGCCCATCCGTCCGCCGCAGCGACTCGCCCCGTACAGCCATGCCGTCGGCGCCGAGGTACTTCATCCCGAATCGGACACGATTTCGGAACAGTCCGAAGGCGACGCGTTCGGCCGACTCATCCTCCTGTTCGATCCGGACGGCGATGAAGCCTGGAACGGGACGATGCGCCTGGTGGCCTACATTCAGGCCGATCTCGACGAGTCCCTCGCCTCCGATCCACTACTTCCCGAGGTTGCGTGGAGTTGGCTGGTGGACGCCCTCGAAGCCGGATCGGAACCTTATGTGGCTCTTGGCGGGACAGTGACGGCAACTACGTCGGTCCGCTACGGCGATATCGCGGGACCTCCGCGAGCGCATCAACTGGAGCTTCGAGCGTCGTGGACTGCAACGTCGACAGAATTGTCACACCACGTGGAGGCGTTCTGCGAAGTGCTGGCGTATGCCGCGGGCTTACCTCCCACGGGGATAACCACATTGTCGCGGAAGAATGACTGA
- a CDS encoding protoporphyrinogen oxidase, translating to MSVSVAVIGGGISGLVAAYRLRSRLGPDADITIVETSPRLGGKLRTVDLGSGPVDIGAEAFIARRPEVPALLAELGLSDQIVYPAGLSPLIWSQGSLHRLPVGTLMGIPAGGDAVADLVSPDTLSRIAAERDVPFQWERGSDCSVAHLVSERFGDQVVRRSVDPLLGGVYSGLAETIGVRAALPTLAAALDAGATSLSDAVAAALPTPAPGPVFGALKDGYGVLLDALLGASGAKVITGAASGLRRDSTRWFVDPVGTVDAVILAVPAPAAAALLAEVAPEAARTAAQIQLASSAVVALRFAGDIDLPQNSGILVATDANLTAKAFTLSSRKWTHLAQRGDHLVRASFGRFGAAEIVESPDEELIALAREDLSSVTGITDDPAAAFVQRWHGGLPQYAPGHTAMVAEIEHGVAELAGVEVAGSWLRGVGVPACVAVATTAAAQICDGVAP from the coding sequence GTGAGCGTTTCGGTGGCGGTGATCGGCGGTGGGATTTCCGGTTTGGTTGCCGCCTACCGGCTTCGCTCTCGGTTGGGTCCTGATGCCGACATCACGATTGTCGAGACCAGTCCCCGTCTGGGCGGCAAGCTGCGCACAGTCGATCTCGGCAGTGGCCCGGTAGACATCGGAGCCGAGGCGTTCATTGCGCGTCGGCCCGAGGTCCCCGCGCTGTTGGCTGAGCTCGGGCTTTCGGATCAGATTGTGTATCCGGCGGGCCTGAGTCCGTTGATCTGGTCGCAAGGGTCATTGCATCGCCTTCCGGTTGGAACCCTGATGGGTATCCCGGCCGGTGGCGACGCAGTCGCGGATCTTGTATCTCCGGACACGCTGTCCCGGATCGCCGCCGAGCGGGATGTTCCGTTCCAGTGGGAACGTGGATCGGATTGCAGTGTCGCCCACTTGGTCTCGGAAAGATTCGGCGATCAAGTGGTGCGTCGCAGCGTGGACCCCTTACTGGGTGGCGTGTACTCGGGGTTGGCTGAAACCATCGGCGTCCGCGCTGCCTTGCCCACCCTTGCTGCAGCTCTCGACGCGGGCGCCACGAGCCTTTCCGACGCCGTCGCAGCGGCTTTGCCGACGCCCGCCCCCGGGCCGGTTTTCGGGGCACTGAAGGACGGTTACGGGGTTCTGCTCGACGCGTTGCTCGGCGCATCCGGTGCGAAGGTGATCACGGGGGCGGCCTCCGGTTTGCGACGAGACAGCACACGATGGTTTGTCGACCCGGTCGGAACTGTTGACGCCGTAATTTTGGCGGTGCCGGCGCCGGCAGCCGCGGCGCTCTTGGCCGAGGTAGCGCCGGAAGCCGCGCGTACCGCGGCACAGATCCAACTCGCGTCGTCGGCCGTCGTGGCACTGCGGTTCGCTGGTGACATCGATCTACCGCAGAATTCCGGGATCCTGGTTGCGACCGATGCCAACCTCACGGCTAAAGCTTTCACCCTGTCCAGTCGGAAGTGGACACACCTGGCGCAGCGCGGCGATCACCTGGTGCGGGCGTCGTTCGGCCGGTTCGGCGCAGCCGAGATCGTCGAGAGCCCGGATGAGGAACTGATTGCGCTCGCACGCGAAGATCTGTCGAGCGTGACGGGAATCACTGACGATCCGGCAGCGGCGTTTGTTCAGAGGTGGCACGGCGGACTTCCTCAGTACGCCCCAGGTCACACGGCGATGGTGGCCGAAATCGAGCACGGCGTCGCGGAACTCGCGGGCGTGGAAGTGGCCGGGTCCTGGCTCCGCGGCGTCGGAGTTCCGGCGTGTGTTGCAGTCGCTACGACGGCGGCTGCACAGATCTGCGACGGGGTGGCACCATAG
- the hemE gene encoding uroporphyrinogen decarboxylase: MSGLDNLNSGTIGSAEYSARRVLPDAPLLAAATGRTPSRRPVWFMRQAGRSLPEYRKIRAGVGMLESCFDPALVCEITMQPVRRHDVDAAILFSDIVVPLKAAGIDLDIVAGVGPVVADPVRSIADVAALPRLVPEEVGAISQAVRLLTAELGTVPLIGFAGAPFTLASYLVEGGPSRNHEKTKALMLSDPQTWHQLLGKIADITICFLQAQLHAGVDAVQLFDSWAGALSLAEYREFVLPHSERVLAEVAGAGVPRIHFGVGTGELLGAMGEAGADVVGVDWRIPLDVAATRVGPGKALQGNLDPAVLFAGPEAINREVRRIAAEGDRAIEAGAIGHIFNLGHGVLPDTDPAAITAAVELVHSL; this comes from the coding sequence ATGAGCGGGTTGGACAACTTGAATTCAGGCACCATCGGGTCGGCGGAATACAGCGCCCGGCGAGTACTTCCGGACGCACCGTTGTTGGCTGCGGCCACCGGTCGGACTCCGAGTCGGCGTCCGGTGTGGTTCATGCGACAGGCCGGCCGTTCGCTTCCGGAGTACCGAAAGATTCGCGCCGGAGTCGGAATGCTGGAATCGTGCTTCGATCCGGCATTGGTTTGTGAGATCACGATGCAACCCGTCCGTCGTCATGACGTCGACGCAGCAATCCTGTTCTCCGACATCGTGGTCCCGCTGAAGGCCGCGGGTATCGATCTCGACATCGTTGCCGGCGTCGGCCCCGTGGTGGCCGATCCCGTGCGCTCGATCGCCGATGTCGCTGCTTTGCCGCGATTGGTACCGGAAGAGGTCGGCGCGATCTCGCAGGCCGTGCGACTGCTCACCGCAGAGTTGGGCACGGTGCCGCTGATCGGCTTCGCCGGCGCGCCCTTCACCTTGGCGTCGTATCTGGTCGAGGGTGGTCCCAGCCGGAACCACGAGAAGACCAAGGCGCTCATGCTTTCGGACCCGCAGACGTGGCACCAGCTGCTGGGGAAGATCGCAGACATCACTATCTGCTTCCTGCAGGCGCAGCTTCATGCCGGCGTCGACGCAGTGCAGTTGTTCGACTCCTGGGCCGGTGCACTGTCCTTGGCCGAGTACCGCGAGTTCGTGCTGCCGCATTCCGAGCGCGTGTTGGCCGAGGTAGCCGGCGCCGGAGTGCCGCGCATCCACTTCGGTGTGGGGACGGGTGAACTACTCGGCGCGATGGGTGAAGCCGGGGCCGACGTCGTGGGCGTCGACTGGCGTATTCCGCTCGACGTTGCCGCGACGCGTGTCGGTCCGGGCAAGGCTTTGCAGGGCAACCTTGATCCGGCGGTGCTGTTTGCCGGTCCTGAGGCGATCAACCGTGAGGTCAGGCGCATTGCCGCTGAAGGCGATCGCGCGATCGAAGCCGGCGCGATCGGACACATCTTCAACCTCGGACACGGTGTTCTCCCCGACACCGATCCCGCGGCGATCACGGCGGCGGTGGAGCTGGTGCATTCGCTGTGA
- the hemQ gene encoding hydrogen peroxide-dependent heme synthase, whose translation MARLDFDKLNSEIRYLMFSVFQVEPGVLGDDREAAVKDARLFFEGLEDKGVEVRGIYDIAGMRADADFMIWTHAASIEQLQAAYSDFRRTTTLGKISAPVWSNSAVHRPAEFNKSHVPAFIAGEEPGDYICVYPFVRSLEWYLLPDEDRRKMLADHGMAARAYKDVRANTVPAFALGDYEWILAFEAPELIRIVDLMRDLRATEARLHVREEVPFFTGPRVDIEKLVLSLP comes from the coding sequence ATGGCACGCCTTGATTTCGACAAACTGAACTCTGAAATTCGTTACCTCATGTTCTCCGTGTTCCAGGTGGAACCCGGTGTGTTGGGCGATGATCGGGAAGCTGCGGTCAAGGACGCTCGCTTGTTCTTCGAGGGTCTCGAAGACAAGGGCGTCGAAGTTCGCGGTATCTACGACATCGCCGGAATGCGCGCCGACGCGGACTTCATGATCTGGACCCACGCGGCCAGCATCGAACAGTTGCAGGCTGCGTACTCGGACTTCCGTCGCACCACGACGCTGGGCAAGATCAGTGCTCCGGTGTGGAGCAACTCGGCTGTTCACCGTCCGGCGGAGTTCAACAAGAGCCACGTCCCGGCATTCATCGCGGGCGAGGAGCCGGGCGACTACATCTGCGTCTACCCGTTTGTGCGTTCACTCGAGTGGTACTTGCTTCCCGACGAGGATCGTCGCAAGATGCTCGCCGATCACGGCATGGCTGCGCGTGCGTACAAGGATGTCCGCGCCAACACGGTGCCGGCCTTCGCCCTCGGCGACTACGAGTGGATTCTTGCGTTCGAGGCACCGGAACTGATCCGTATCGTCGATCTCATGCGTGACCTGCGTGCCACCGAGGCTCGTCTGCACGTGCGTGAAGAAGTTCCGTTCTTCACGGGACCGCGCGTCGACATCGAGAAGCTGGTTCTCTCGCTTCCCTGA